The Streptomyces europaeiscabiei genome window below encodes:
- a CDS encoding ribonuclease J, whose translation MSHPHPELGPPPPLPEGGLRVTPLGGLGEIGRNMTVFEYGGRLLIVDCGVLFPEEEQPGIDLILPDFSSVRDRLDDIEGIVLTHGHEDHIGAVPYLLREKPDIPLIGSKLTLALIEAKLQEHRIRPYTLEVVEGNRERIGPFDCEFIAVNHSIPDALAVAIRTPAGMVVHTGDFKMDQLPLDNRLTDLHAFARLSEEGIDLLLSDSTNAEVPGFVPPERDISSVLRQVFAGAGKRIIVASFASHIHRIQQILDAAHEYGRRVAFVGRSMVRNMGIARDLGYLKVPPGLVVDVKTLDDLPDHEIVLVCTGSQGEPMAALSRMANRDHQIRIVQGDTVILASSLIPGNENAVYRVINGLTRWGANVVHKGNAKVHVSGHASAGELLYFYNICRPKNLMPVHGEWRHLRANAELGALTGVPHDRIVIAEDGVVVDLVEGKAKISGKVQAGYVYVDGLSVGLGEPALKDRRILGDEGIISVFVVVDSSTGKITGGPHIQARGSGIEDSEFSAVVPRISEVLERSAQDGVVEPHQLQQLIRRTLGKWVSDTYRRRPMILPVVVEV comes from the coding sequence TTGAGTCATCCGCATCCTGAACTCGGCCCGCCGCCCCCGCTCCCCGAAGGTGGCCTGCGGGTCACCCCGCTGGGCGGCCTCGGCGAGATCGGCCGGAACATGACCGTCTTCGAATACGGCGGCCGGCTGCTGATCGTCGACTGCGGCGTGCTCTTCCCCGAGGAGGAGCAGCCCGGAATCGACCTGATCCTGCCGGACTTCTCGTCCGTCAGAGACCGTCTCGACGACATCGAGGGCATCGTCCTCACGCACGGCCATGAGGACCACATCGGAGCGGTCCCGTACCTGCTCCGGGAGAAGCCCGACATCCCGCTGATCGGCTCCAAGCTGACCCTCGCGCTCATCGAGGCCAAGCTCCAGGAGCACCGCATCCGCCCGTACACCCTAGAGGTGGTCGAGGGGAACCGCGAGCGCATCGGCCCCTTCGACTGCGAGTTCATCGCGGTCAACCACTCCATCCCGGACGCCCTCGCCGTGGCCATCCGTACCCCCGCGGGCATGGTGGTCCACACGGGCGACTTCAAGATGGACCAGCTCCCGCTGGACAACCGCCTGACAGATCTACACGCGTTCGCACGGCTGAGTGAGGAGGGGATCGACCTCCTTCTCTCCGACTCCACGAACGCCGAGGTCCCGGGGTTCGTTCCCCCCGAGCGCGACATCTCCAGTGTCCTGCGTCAGGTCTTCGCGGGCGCCGGCAAGCGGATCATCGTGGCGAGCTTCGCCAGCCACATCCACCGCATCCAGCAGATCCTCGACGCTGCCCACGAGTACGGCCGTCGGGTCGCCTTCGTCGGCCGCTCGATGGTCCGGAACATGGGTATCGCCAGGGACCTGGGCTACCTGAAGGTTCCGCCGGGCCTGGTCGTGGACGTCAAGACACTCGACGACCTGCCGGACCACGAGATCGTCCTCGTGTGCACCGGATCACAGGGCGAGCCGATGGCGGCCCTGTCCCGCATGGCCAACCGGGACCACCAGATCCGCATCGTCCAGGGCGACACGGTGATCCTGGCCTCGTCCCTGATCCCCGGCAACGAGAACGCGGTCTACCGCGTCATCAACGGCCTGACCCGCTGGGGCGCCAACGTCGTGCACAAGGGCAATGCCAAGGTCCACGTCTCCGGACACGCCTCGGCCGGCGAACTGCTGTACTTCTACAACATCTGCCGCCCGAAGAACCTGATGCCGGTGCACGGCGAATGGCGCCATCTGCGCGCCAACGCCGAACTGGGCGCCCTGACAGGCGTTCCGCACGACCGCATCGTCATCGCCGAGGACGGCGTGGTCGTCGACCTCGTCGAGGGCAAGGCCAAGATCTCCGGCAAGGTCCAGGCCGGTTACGTGTACGTCGACGGCCTCTCGGTGGGCCTCGGCGAGCCGGCCCTGAAGGACCGGCGGATCCTGGGCGACGAGGGCATCATCTCGGTCTTCGTGGTGGTGGACTCCTCCACCGGGAAGATCACCGGCGGTCCGCACATCCAGGCCCGCGGCTCCGGCATCGAGGACTCCGAGTTCAGTGCGGTCGTCCCGCGGATCAGCGAGGTCCTGGAGCGTTCGGCACAGGACGGGGTCGTCGAGCCCCATCAGCTGCAACAGCTCATCCGCCGCACCCTCGGCAAGTGGGTCTCCGACACCTACCGGCGCAGGCCGATGATCCTGCCTGTGGTGGTGGAGGTCTGA
- a CDS encoding DegT/DnrJ/EryC1/StrS family aminotransferase: MLRAAGVGAGDEVVVPAFGNPEVAQAVSLAGAVPVFADIDPATYCLDASAVEAAVTPRTVAAVVVHRFGRSADIASLRQVGQRHGLLLLEQGESETPYSELGERRRQAAYLSAKLKGVRTPDGCDGHTFQQYVVRVPGNGRPDRDAFARAVRAKGVECSVPVKTPVHRMRGFRRDVCLPETERAADETLALPIGGEMSRRELQRLVSACNALGGLLQPAF, encoded by the coding sequence ATGCTCAGGGCCGCAGGTGTCGGCGCCGGTGACGAAGTGGTCGTGCCGGCGTTCGGGAACCCGGAGGTCGCCCAGGCGGTGAGCCTGGCAGGGGCTGTGCCGGTGTTCGCCGACATAGACCCGGCGACGTACTGCCTGGATGCCTCGGCTGTCGAGGCCGCGGTGACACCGCGGACCGTGGCAGCGGTTGTCGTCCACCGCTTCGGCCGGTCGGCCGATATCGCGTCGCTGCGTCAAGTCGGGCAGCGGCATGGGCTGTTGCTGCTGGAGCAGGGCGAGTCGGAGACGCCGTACAGCGAGCTGGGGGAGCGCCGGCGGCAGGCCGCGTATCTCAGTGCGAAGTTGAAGGGCGTACGGACTCCCGACGGGTGTGACGGGCACACCTTCCAGCAGTACGTCGTGCGGGTGCCCGGGAACGGGCGGCCGGACCGGGACGCCTTCGCGCGCGCCGTGCGTGCCAAGGGAGTCGAGTGCAGTGTGCCGGTGAAGACACCCGTGCACAGGATGCGCGGGTTCCGGCGGGACGTGTGTCTGCCGGAGACCGAGCGTGCCGCCGACGAGACGCTGGCGCTGCCCATCGGCGGGGAGATGTCGCGGCGGGAACTGCAGCGGCTGGTGTCCGCCTGCAATGCGCTCGGCGGGTTGCTGCAGCCGGCCTTCTAG